A section of the Thauera chlorobenzoica genome encodes:
- the fabG gene encoding 3-oxoacyl-ACP reductase FabG — MSFSGELCGRVAIVTGGARGIGSAITDALVARGAEVHVFDLTDTNESAGTLHRVNIADADSVAKAVASLPAPPTMLVNNAGITRDRSLLKMSDDEWRSVIDVNLSGAFHMLRACAPGMVAAGCGSIVNITSINGMRGKFGQANYSSAKAGMIGLTKTAARELGPKGVTVNAVAPGMVMTEMARALPAEVLDRALQESALRKLAAPEDIAAAVVFLLSDMARMITGEVIRVDSGQYI, encoded by the coding sequence ATGAGTTTTTCTGGCGAATTGTGCGGCCGTGTGGCCATCGTGACCGGTGGCGCACGCGGGATCGGTAGTGCGATCACCGACGCTCTGGTGGCGCGTGGCGCCGAAGTCCATGTCTTCGACCTCACCGACACCAACGAGTCGGCGGGGACGCTGCACCGGGTCAACATCGCCGACGCCGACAGTGTGGCGAAGGCGGTGGCCAGTCTGCCCGCTCCTCCCACGATGCTGGTCAATAATGCCGGCATCACCCGTGATCGCAGCCTGCTGAAAATGAGCGACGACGAGTGGCGCTCGGTGATCGACGTCAACCTGAGCGGTGCTTTCCACATGCTGCGCGCGTGCGCGCCGGGAATGGTCGCCGCCGGTTGTGGCAGCATCGTCAATATCACCTCGATCAACGGCATGCGCGGCAAGTTCGGCCAGGCCAACTACAGCTCGGCGAAGGCAGGAATGATCGGCCTCACCAAGACCGCCGCGCGCGAGCTGGGCCCGAAAGGGGTGACGGTGAACGCCGTCGCGCCGGGCATGGTGATGACCGAAATGGCCCGTGCCCTGCCGGCCGAGGTGCTCGACCGTGCGCTGCAGGAGTCCGCCCTGCGCAAGCTTGCCGCACCCGAGGACATCGCTGCTGCGGTCGTGTTCCTGCTCTCCGACATGGCCCGGATGATCACCGGCGAAGTCATCCGGGTGGACTCTGGCCAGTACATCTGA
- a CDS encoding ABC transporter substrate-binding protein — protein MKLKKTLLVAMSLAFVAGSAQAQLKVGISVSATGPAASLGIPERQTVDLMPKTIGGMSVSYVVLDDASDTTSAVKNIRKLVSEDKVDIVLGSTTSPNSLAMIDVAAETKTPMISWAASSRIVEPVDEKRRWVFKTPQNDAQMATAIVQHMTSNNVKKVSFVGFADAYGEGWYEQFKSIAEARGIEIVANERFNRTDTSVTGQVLKMMSARPDAMFIAGSGTPAALPQKTLKERGWSGKVYQTHGVANNDFLRVCGRDCEGTLLPAGPVLVAEQLPADNPVKASAVKYITAYEAAHGKGSVSTFGAHAWDSGVLLEAAVPAALKSAKPGTAEFRAALRDALEKVSEVVGAHGIFNMSPTDHLGLDQRARVMVQIQNGAWKLAK, from the coding sequence ATGAAATTGAAGAAAACCCTGTTGGTCGCGATGAGCCTCGCCTTTGTCGCAGGCTCGGCCCAGGCCCAGCTCAAGGTCGGTATCAGCGTTTCGGCGACCGGCCCGGCGGCTTCACTCGGGATCCCGGAGCGCCAGACCGTCGATCTGATGCCGAAGACGATCGGCGGCATGTCGGTGAGCTATGTCGTGCTCGACGACGCCTCGGACACCACCAGTGCGGTGAAGAACATCCGCAAGCTCGTTTCCGAAGACAAGGTCGATATCGTGCTCGGCTCGACCACTTCGCCGAACTCGCTGGCGATGATCGACGTCGCCGCAGAAACCAAGACGCCGATGATCTCGTGGGCGGCTTCGAGCCGCATCGTCGAGCCGGTGGACGAGAAGCGGCGCTGGGTGTTCAAGACGCCGCAGAACGACGCCCAGATGGCCACTGCGATCGTCCAGCACATGACCAGCAACAACGTCAAGAAAGTGTCCTTCGTCGGCTTTGCCGACGCCTACGGCGAGGGCTGGTACGAGCAGTTCAAGTCGATCGCCGAAGCGCGCGGGATCGAGATCGTCGCTAACGAACGCTTCAACCGCACCGACACCTCGGTCACCGGCCAGGTGCTGAAGATGATGTCCGCCCGCCCCGATGCGATGTTCATCGCCGGCTCCGGCACTCCCGCCGCACTGCCGCAGAAGACGCTGAAGGAGCGCGGCTGGTCGGGCAAGGTCTACCAGACCCACGGCGTCGCCAACAACGACTTCCTCCGGGTCTGCGGGCGTGACTGCGAAGGCACCTTGCTGCCTGCCGGACCGGTCCTGGTCGCCGAGCAGCTGCCTGCCGACAATCCGGTGAAGGCCAGCGCGGTGAAGTACATCACCGCGTACGAGGCTGCCCACGGCAAGGGCAGCGTGTCGACCTTCGGCGCCCACGCCTGGGATTCGGGCGTGCTGCTCGAAGCCGCCGTGCCGGCCGCGCTCAAGAGCGCCAAGCCGGGGACCGCCGAATTCCGTGCGGCCCTGCGTGACGCCCTCGAGAAAGTCTCTGAAGTGGTCGGCGCCCACGGCATCTTCAACATGAGCCCGACCGACCACCTCGGCCTCGACCAGCGTGCCCGGGTGATGGTGCAGATCCAGAACGGCGCCTGGAAACTCGCCAAGTAA
- a CDS encoding branched-chain amino acid ABC transporter permease, producing MDFQIALILGQDGITNGAIYALLALALVLVFAVTRVIFIPQGEFVAYGALTLAMIDNGFFPATAWLLLGAGIAVALLDGRVALQSGQGRRLGSIAALNIGYPLVMLAVLESLPLSELGLALQVLVTLLVVVPLGPMMYRIVYQPIAEAPVLVLLIVSVAAHVAMVGLGLLFFGAEGYRTPPFSDARFELGPLTVTGQTIWVVAASLVLIIALALFFGRTLYGKALRATAINRNGARLMGIPPALAGKLTFLLATLIGVLSGVMISPITTIYYDSGFLIGLKGFVAAIIGGLGSYPIAAFGALLVGLLESFSSFWASAYKEVLVFTLIIPVLLWRSLTSHHMEEEE from the coding sequence ATGGATTTTCAGATTGCATTGATCCTCGGGCAGGATGGCATCACCAACGGCGCCATCTACGCGCTGCTCGCGCTCGCGCTGGTACTGGTGTTCGCGGTTACCCGAGTGATCTTCATTCCCCAGGGGGAGTTCGTCGCCTATGGTGCGCTGACCCTGGCGATGATCGACAATGGTTTCTTTCCGGCGACCGCCTGGCTGCTGCTCGGTGCCGGCATCGCCGTCGCGCTGCTCGACGGGCGGGTGGCGTTGCAGTCCGGCCAGGGCCGGCGCCTGGGGTCGATCGCCGCGCTCAATATCGGCTATCCGCTGGTGATGCTGGCGGTGCTCGAGTCCCTGCCGCTGAGCGAGCTCGGGCTCGCCCTGCAGGTGCTGGTCACGCTGCTGGTGGTGGTTCCGCTGGGGCCGATGATGTATCGCATCGTCTATCAGCCGATCGCCGAAGCGCCGGTGCTGGTGCTGCTGATCGTGTCGGTCGCGGCGCACGTGGCAATGGTCGGGCTTGGCCTGCTGTTCTTCGGCGCGGAAGGTTATCGCACGCCGCCGTTCTCCGATGCGCGCTTCGAGCTCGGGCCGTTGACCGTGACCGGGCAGACGATCTGGGTGGTCGCCGCCTCGTTGGTGCTGATCATCGCCCTGGCGCTGTTTTTCGGCCGCACGCTGTACGGCAAGGCCTTGCGCGCCACGGCGATCAACCGCAACGGCGCGCGCCTGATGGGGATCCCGCCGGCCCTGGCAGGGAAGCTGACCTTCCTGCTGGCGACGCTGATCGGGGTGTTGTCCGGCGTCATGATTTCGCCGATCACCACCATCTACTATGACAGCGGATTCCTGATCGGGCTGAAGGGCTTCGTCGCCGCGATCATCGGTGGGCTGGGGAGCTACCCGATCGCAGCCTTCGGTGCGCTGCTGGTCGGCCTGCTCGAATCGTTCAGCTCGTTCTGGGCCAGCGCCTACAAGGAAGTACTGGTGTTCACCCTGATCATCCCGGTGCTGCTGTGGCGTTCGCTGACCAGCCACCACATGGAGGAAGAGGAATGA
- a CDS encoding branched-chain amino acid ABC transporter ATP-binding protein/permease, with amino-acid sequence MKFALSPRVVQGVFVALLLFAPLTLSAFYVTLLNYIGLYAMVALGLVLLTGVGGLTSFGQAAFVGLGAYTTAAISTAADLPAWLGWASASPWLSLVVGLVLTAVVAYFIGKLTLRLSGHYLPLATIAWGLSLYFLFGTMEILGGHTGLTGIEPIAVFGYELRQGHEIYYLIWFFVLAGVFTASNLLDSREGRAIRALKGGMVMAEAMGVDTTRSRTVIFVIAALLACASGWLYAHMQRFVNPTPFGLHIGIEYLFMAVVGGAAHVWGALVGAGVITVLKQWLQDLLPKLFGQSGNFEVIFFGALMVLVLHKARGGLWPILVAGLKRVVPVAAVRRTIDRNAAMLPRRELPVVGTLLLEAKGVTRRFGGLLANNNMSLDVHAGEILALIGPNGAGKSTMFNQVSGVDTPTSGEVRFLGESVVGKGSRTIARMGMSRTFQHVRILPTMSVLENVAIGAHLRGSKGVLAAAWRLDRGEEKRLLAEAARQIERVGLAEHMHDEAGSLALGQQRILEIARALASDPCLLLLDEPAAGLRYKEKQALGDLLKKLKAEGMGVLLVEHDMDFVMGLVDRVVVMEFGEKIAEGLPEDVQRDPAVLEAYLGGGE; translated from the coding sequence ATGAAATTCGCGCTCTCCCCCCGCGTCGTGCAGGGCGTGTTCGTGGCGTTGCTGCTATTTGCACCGCTGACCTTGTCGGCCTTCTACGTAACCTTGCTCAACTACATCGGCCTGTATGCGATGGTGGCGCTCGGCCTGGTGCTGCTGACCGGGGTCGGCGGCCTGACCAGCTTTGGCCAGGCGGCCTTTGTCGGCCTCGGTGCGTATACCACGGCGGCGATTTCGACCGCGGCCGATCTCCCCGCCTGGCTGGGCTGGGCCTCGGCATCGCCATGGCTGTCGCTGGTGGTGGGACTGGTGCTCACTGCCGTGGTGGCCTATTTCATCGGCAAGCTCACCTTGCGCCTGTCCGGCCACTACCTGCCGCTGGCCACGATCGCCTGGGGTCTGAGCCTGTATTTCCTGTTCGGCACCATGGAGATCCTGGGCGGCCACACCGGGCTGACCGGCATCGAGCCGATCGCCGTGTTCGGCTACGAGCTGCGCCAGGGGCACGAGATCTATTACCTGATCTGGTTCTTCGTCCTTGCCGGCGTATTTACCGCCAGCAATCTGCTCGATTCGCGCGAAGGGCGTGCGATCCGTGCGCTCAAGGGGGGCATGGTGATGGCCGAGGCGATGGGGGTCGATACCACGCGTTCGCGCACCGTGATCTTCGTCATCGCCGCCTTGCTCGCCTGTGCCTCGGGCTGGCTGTACGCCCACATGCAGCGTTTCGTGAACCCGACACCGTTCGGCCTGCACATCGGCATCGAGTACCTGTTCATGGCCGTCGTCGGCGGCGCGGCGCACGTCTGGGGCGCGCTCGTCGGTGCCGGGGTGATCACGGTGCTCAAGCAGTGGCTGCAGGATCTGCTGCCCAAGTTGTTCGGGCAGAGCGGCAACTTCGAAGTGATCTTCTTCGGCGCGCTGATGGTCCTGGTGCTGCACAAGGCACGCGGCGGCCTGTGGCCGATCCTGGTCGCAGGGCTCAAGCGCGTGGTGCCGGTCGCCGCGGTGCGCCGCACGATCGATCGCAATGCGGCGATGCTGCCGCGGCGCGAGCTGCCCGTGGTTGGCACCTTGCTGCTCGAAGCCAAGGGGGTCACCCGCCGTTTCGGCGGCCTGCTGGCGAACAACAACATGAGCCTGGATGTGCACGCCGGCGAGATCCTGGCGCTGATCGGGCCCAACGGCGCGGGCAAGAGCACGATGTTCAACCAGGTCTCGGGCGTCGATACGCCGACCTCGGGCGAAGTGCGTTTTCTCGGTGAATCGGTGGTGGGCAAGGGCTCGCGCACGATCGCGCGGATGGGCATGAGCCGCACCTTCCAGCATGTGCGCATCCTGCCGACGATGAGCGTGCTCGAGAACGTCGCCATCGGCGCCCATCTGCGCGGCAGCAAGGGCGTGCTGGCGGCGGCCTGGCGCCTCGACCGCGGTGAGGAGAAGCGCCTGCTGGCCGAGGCCGCGCGCCAGATCGAGCGTGTCGGCCTGGCCGAGCATATGCACGACGAGGCCGGCAGCCTCGCCCTGGGCCAGCAGCGCATCCTCGAAATCGCCCGTGCGCTGGCTTCCGATCCCTGCCTGCTGCTGCTCGACGAGCCGGCGGCCGGCTTGCGCTACAAGGAAAAGCAGGCCCTCGGCGATCTGCTGAAGAAGCTCAAGGCCGAGGGCATGGGGGTTCTGCTGGTGGAGCACGACATGGATTTCGTGATGGGCCTGGTCGATCGGGTCGTGGTCATGGAGTTCGGTGAAAAGATCGCCGAAGGCCTGCCCGAGGACGTACAGCGCGACCCGGCGGTGCTCGAGGCTTACCTCGGGGGAGGGGAATGA
- a CDS encoding ABC transporter ATP-binding protein produces MATQNLTGNPVLQVSDLCVSYGLVEALTNARLTVGEGQIVTVIGPNGAGKTTMLSAIMGLLPSRGRIEFDGLALTSPEVEEMVAHGMNLVPEKRELFGEMSVEDNLVLGAFQRYRMGFRDQAQTMEEVYALFPRLKERRSQLAGTLSGGERQMLAVGRALMAKPKLLMLDEPSLGLAPLIVREIFRIITQLRSRGVSILLVEQNARAALQVADYAYVLETGEIAMEGPASELADDPRVIEAYLGLGGKHQEMLAT; encoded by the coding sequence ATGGCTACGCAGAATCTGACCGGCAACCCGGTGCTCCAGGTGAGCGACCTGTGCGTTTCCTACGGCCTGGTCGAAGCCCTGACCAATGCCAGGCTGACGGTCGGCGAGGGACAGATCGTCACCGTCATCGGCCCCAATGGCGCAGGAAAGACGACCATGCTGTCGGCGATCATGGGGCTGTTGCCTTCGCGTGGCCGGATCGAGTTCGACGGGCTGGCCCTGACTTCGCCGGAAGTCGAGGAAATGGTCGCGCACGGCATGAACCTGGTGCCGGAAAAGCGCGAGCTGTTCGGCGAGATGAGTGTCGAGGACAACCTCGTGCTCGGCGCCTTCCAGCGTTACCGGATGGGGTTCCGCGACCAGGCGCAGACCATGGAAGAGGTCTACGCACTGTTTCCCCGGCTCAAGGAGCGGCGCAGCCAGCTTGCCGGGACCTTGTCGGGCGGCGAGCGCCAGATGCTCGCCGTGGGCCGGGCGCTGATGGCCAAACCCAAGCTGCTGATGCTCGACGAGCCCAGCCTGGGGCTGGCACCGCTGATCGTGCGCGAGATCTTCCGCATCATCACCCAGCTGCGCAGCCGTGGGGTGTCGATCCTGCTCGTCGAGCAGAACGCGCGTGCGGCGCTGCAGGTCGCCGACTACGCCTACGTGCTCGAAACCGGAGAGATCGCGATGGAAGGGCCGGCATCGGAGCTCGCCGACGATCCGCGAGTCATCGAGGCCTATCTCGGGCTAGGCGGCAAGCATCAGGAAATGCTCGCGACCTGA
- a CDS encoding DUF192 domain-containing protein, translating into MSGWIRAWIVALLLCSGSGGALAQTALPVAELGAGMYRIAAEVADTFQARQRGLMQRRSMPPNHGMVFVFPEDAIHCMWMKNTYLPLSVAFIDGDGRLINIADMQPQTEDSHCAAAPARFALEMNLGWFAERGIGPGALLRGFERLPPAR; encoded by the coding sequence ATGTCGGGCTGGATTCGTGCGTGGATCGTGGCGCTACTGTTGTGCTCCGGATCCGGCGGCGCCCTGGCGCAGACCGCCCTGCCTGTGGCCGAGCTCGGGGCGGGGATGTACCGCATCGCGGCGGAGGTCGCGGACACTTTCCAGGCTCGCCAGCGCGGCCTGATGCAGCGCCGCTCGATGCCCCCGAATCACGGTATGGTGTTCGTGTTCCCGGAGGACGCGATCCACTGCATGTGGATGAAAAACACCTACTTGCCGCTGTCGGTCGCCTTCATCGATGGCGACGGCAGGCTGATCAACATCGCCGACATGCAGCCGCAGACCGAGGACAGCCATTGCGCGGCGGCACCGGCACGCTTCGCGCTGGAAATGAACCTCGGCTGGTTCGCCGAGCGCGGCATCGGTCCGGGGGCGCTCCTGCGCGGTTTCGAGCGCCTGCCGCCGGCGCGCTGA
- the parC gene encoding DNA topoisomerase IV subunit A, with the protein MTTETPDLFDMPEPAAGLPKPAQAAPSIAGTATTASPTTPTQAGEDLPPPPAPPAEPEPEPEDDATLALDRYAERAYLAYAMSVVKSRALPQVEDGMKPVQRRILYAMNQMRLSSTSKHVKSARVVGDVIGKYHPHGDTSVYDAMVRVAQDFSLRYPLVDGQGNFGSRDGDSAAAMRYTECRLTPIAELLLAEIDRGTVDFIPNYDGAFEEPQLLPARLPFVLLNGASGIAVGMATEIPPHNLREVAEATCYLIRHPESTLEDVLGIIPGPDFPGGGQLISAPEAIRDAYAGGRGSLRLRARWKIEELARGQWRAIVEELPHGVSAAGVLSEIETLTNPQPRAGKKEISQEQKNLKQLVLGVLDTVRDESSDKAPVRIVLEPKSSRQNRDEFMAVLLAHTSLETSASVNMTMIGRDGRPQQKNLVQILREWIDFRYVTVERRTRHRLDEVDRRIHILEGRMIAFLHIEDVIRVIRESDEPKPALIAAFGLSDIQAEDILEIRLRQLARLEGFRIEKELADLRDERTGLQHLLDSRAAMTKLILKEINDDAKKYGDDRRTLVEAVAAVAPAEISVADEPLTVIVSKNGWVRARQGHGIDAAAIGYKAGDFAFAVIETRTTWPLIVVDSNGRAYTVKVADLPGGRGDGTPITTLVEFQDGAKLAQVVSDEPAAMYLFSNSGGYGFLCSIADASSRQRAGKAFMSLEKGEKALAPAKAFGNWIAAASENGRLLVFPRPEMKTQSGGRGVIVMALDEGEALAAVAVPADDAVLSVEGTGRGGKAVTIELKPAQREPLRHRRARKGAPLTPRVKPERMR; encoded by the coding sequence ATGACGACCGAAACCCCAGACCTGTTCGACATGCCCGAACCCGCCGCGGGCTTGCCCAAGCCCGCTCAGGCCGCCCCCTCCATTGCGGGCACGGCGACAACTGCCAGCCCGACCACCCCGACGCAGGCAGGCGAGGACCTGCCCCCGCCCCCAGCCCCACCCGCAGAGCCCGAGCCGGAGCCCGAGGATGACGCCACGCTGGCGCTCGACCGCTACGCCGAGCGCGCCTACCTCGCCTATGCGATGAGCGTGGTCAAGTCGCGCGCCCTGCCCCAGGTGGAAGACGGCATGAAGCCGGTGCAGCGTCGCATCCTGTACGCGATGAACCAGATGCGGCTGTCGTCCACCTCCAAGCACGTGAAGTCCGCGCGCGTGGTCGGCGACGTCATCGGCAAGTACCACCCGCACGGCGACACCAGCGTCTATGACGCCATGGTGCGGGTCGCGCAGGACTTCTCGCTGCGCTACCCGCTGGTCGACGGCCAGGGCAACTTCGGTTCGCGCGACGGCGACTCGGCCGCGGCGATGCGCTACACCGAGTGCCGCCTGACCCCGATCGCCGAGCTGCTGCTGGCCGAGATCGACCGCGGCACGGTGGACTTCATCCCCAACTACGACGGCGCCTTCGAGGAACCGCAGCTGCTGCCCGCGCGCCTGCCCTTCGTGCTGCTCAACGGCGCCTCGGGCATCGCGGTGGGCATGGCGACCGAGATTCCACCGCACAACCTGCGCGAGGTGGCCGAAGCCACCTGCTACCTGATCCGCCACCCCGAGTCCACCCTCGAGGACGTGCTCGGCATCATCCCCGGGCCGGACTTCCCCGGCGGCGGCCAGCTCATCTCCGCCCCCGAGGCGATCCGCGACGCCTACGCCGGCGGGCGCGGCAGCCTGCGCCTGCGCGCGCGCTGGAAGATCGAGGAGCTCGCCCGCGGCCAGTGGCGCGCGATCGTGGAAGAACTGCCGCACGGCGTCTCCGCCGCCGGCGTGCTGTCCGAGATCGAGACCCTGACCAACCCGCAACCGCGCGCAGGCAAGAAGGAAATCAGCCAGGAACAGAAGAACCTCAAGCAGCTCGTGCTCGGCGTGCTCGACACGGTGCGCGACGAATCCAGCGACAAGGCGCCGGTACGAATCGTGCTTGAGCCCAAGTCGAGCCGCCAGAACCGCGACGAGTTCATGGCGGTGCTGCTCGCCCACACCAGCCTGGAGACCTCGGCCTCGGTCAACATGACCATGATCGGGCGCGACGGCCGGCCGCAGCAGAAGAACCTGGTGCAGATCCTGCGCGAGTGGATCGATTTCCGCTACGTGACGGTCGAGCGCCGCACCCGCCACCGCCTCGACGAGGTCGATCGCCGCATCCACATCCTCGAAGGCCGCATGATCGCCTTCCTCCACATCGAGGACGTGATCCGCGTCATCCGCGAGTCGGACGAACCCAAGCCGGCGCTGATCGCGGCTTTCGGGCTCTCCGACATCCAGGCCGAGGACATCCTCGAGATCCGCTTGCGCCAGCTCGCCCGCCTCGAAGGCTTCAGGATCGAGAAGGAACTCGCTGATTTGCGCGACGAGCGCACCGGCCTGCAGCACCTGCTCGACAGCCGCGCGGCGATGACGAAGCTGATCCTGAAGGAGATCAACGACGACGCGAAAAAGTACGGTGACGACCGCCGCACCCTGGTCGAAGCGGTGGCTGCGGTGGCGCCGGCCGAGATCAGCGTGGCGGACGAGCCGCTCACCGTGATCGTGTCGAAGAACGGCTGGGTGCGCGCCCGCCAGGGCCATGGCATCGATGCCGCGGCGATCGGCTACAAGGCGGGCGACTTCGCTTTCGCCGTGATCGAGACACGCACCACCTGGCCGCTGATCGTCGTCGACAGCAACGGCCGCGCGTACACGGTGAAAGTGGCCGACCTGCCCGGCGGACGCGGTGACGGCACCCCGATCACGACGCTGGTCGAGTTCCAGGACGGGGCCAAGCTCGCGCAGGTGGTCAGCGACGAGCCGGCGGCGATGTACCTGTTCTCCAATAGCGGCGGCTACGGCTTCCTGTGCAGCATCGCCGACGCCAGCAGCCGCCAGCGCGCGGGCAAGGCTTTCATGAGCCTGGAAAAGGGCGAAAAGGCGCTGGCCCCGGCCAAAGCCTTCGGCAACTGGATCGCCGCCGCCTCGGAAAACGGTCGCCTGCTGGTCTTCCCGCGACCGGAGATGAAGACGCAGAGCGGCGGGCGCGGGGTCATCGTGATGGCGCTCGACGAAGGCGAGGCGCTCGCCGCGGTGGCGGTGCCGGCCGATGACGCGGTGCTGAGCGTGGAAGGCACCGGGCGCGGCGGCAAGGCGGTGACCATCGAACTGAAACCGGCGCAGCGCGAGCCGCTACGCCACCGCCGGGCACGCAAGGGTGCGCCGCTGACGCCGAGAGTGAAGCCGGAACGGATGCGATGA